One Prosthecomicrobium sp. N25 genomic region harbors:
- the lpxC gene encoding UDP-3-O-acyl-N-acetylglucosamine deacetylase: MARNGVYAQTTIADTVRLVGTGVHSGERVSLALHPADAGTGIVFLRGDRRSGREIEIRADWTSVSATELCTVIGDPARGTVATIEHLMAALSGLGIDNVTVEIDGPEVPVMDGSARVFVEAIEGVGVEPLAERRRYIKVLKPIRVESGHSFAELRPHEGTRFEITIDFPNTLIGRQTYAADLTAKTFVRHVARARTFGFVSDLEKLLPLGLCRGSSLENSIAIKDDRVLNPEGLRYADEFVRHKALDAIGDLALAGGPIMGLYRSYRGGHRLNFQALAALFSDPNAWCIVEQPVRREAPVAEIGAGLLAPAFGPDVR; encoded by the coding sequence ATGGCGCGAAACGGGGTGTACGCCCAGACGACGATCGCCGACACGGTTCGGCTGGTCGGAACAGGGGTTCACAGCGGCGAGCGCGTCTCCCTGGCGCTCCACCCCGCGGACGCCGGCACCGGCATCGTCTTCCTGCGCGGCGACCGGCGCTCCGGTCGCGAGATCGAGATCCGGGCGGACTGGACCAGCGTCTCCGCCACCGAGCTCTGCACCGTCATCGGGGATCCGGCACGCGGCACGGTCGCCACCATCGAGCACCTGATGGCCGCGCTCTCCGGCCTCGGCATCGACAATGTCACGGTCGAGATCGACGGTCCCGAAGTCCCCGTGATGGACGGCAGCGCCCGGGTGTTCGTCGAGGCGATCGAGGGCGTCGGCGTCGAGCCGCTCGCGGAGCGCCGCCGCTACATCAAGGTCCTGAAGCCGATTCGCGTGGAGAGCGGCCATTCCTTCGCGGAGTTGCGTCCGCACGAGGGGACCCGCTTCGAGATCACCATCGACTTCCCGAACACGCTCATCGGCCGGCAGACCTATGCGGCCGACCTGACGGCCAAGACCTTCGTCCGCCATGTCGCCCGGGCCCGGACCTTCGGCTTCGTCTCCGACCTCGAGAAGCTGCTGCCGCTCGGCCTCTGCCGGGGCTCCTCGCTCGAGAACTCCATCGCCATCAAGGACGACCGGGTGCTCAACCCGGAGGGTCTGCGCTACGCCGACGAGTTCGTGCGCCACAAGGCGCTCGACGCGATCGGCGACCTGGCGCTCGCGGGCGGGCCGATCATGGGCCTCTACCGCTCCTACCGGGGCGGCCACCGGCTGAACTTCCAGGCCCTCGCCGCGCTCTTCTCCGACCCGAACGCCTGGTGCATCGTGGAACAGCCCGTGCGGCGCGAGGCTCCCGTCGCCGAGATCGGCGCGGGGCTGCTCGCTCCGGCCTTCGGCCCGGACGTGCGCTGA
- a CDS encoding outer membrane protein assembly factor BamD, which produces MTGEALIITNRTPRLRPVAAVLVAVAAGLGLAACSSTDDGADTTTPADVLYNQGIAAMASGKTSAAVKSFEEVDRQHPYSELAKKSILLQAYTNFEKGSYTDAIQAAKRFTTLYPTHPDAAYATFLIGESYYKQIPDISRDQEQTTKALEAYTEVVQKFPTSPYAKEAQKKLDFTRDQLAGKEMDIGRFYLAKKQYLAAINRFKTVISQYQTTRHVEEALARLVESYYALGVVTEAQAAAAVLGHNFPDSPWYKDSYTLLKTGGYEPAGSEGSWITKAFKGVKLI; this is translated from the coding sequence ATGACGGGTGAAGCGTTGATCATCACGAACCGGACCCCGCGCCTCCGCCCCGTCGCGGCCGTTCTCGTCGCCGTCGCGGCCGGCCTCGGGCTCGCCGCCTGCTCGTCCACGGACGACGGTGCCGACACGACCACGCCGGCGGACGTGCTCTACAACCAGGGCATCGCCGCGATGGCGTCCGGCAAGACCTCGGCGGCGGTCAAGAGCTTCGAGGAGGTCGACCGGCAGCACCCCTATTCGGAGCTCGCCAAGAAGTCGATCCTGCTGCAGGCCTACACGAACTTCGAGAAGGGCTCCTACACGGACGCCATCCAGGCCGCCAAGCGCTTCACGACTCTCTATCCGACCCATCCGGACGCCGCCTATGCGACGTTCCTGATCGGCGAATCCTACTACAAGCAGATCCCCGACATCTCGCGCGACCAGGAACAGACCACGAAGGCGCTCGAGGCCTATACGGAGGTCGTGCAGAAGTTCCCGACCTCGCCCTACGCCAAGGAAGCGCAGAAGAAGCTCGACTTCACGCGCGACCAGCTGGCCGGCAAGGAGATGGACATCGGCCGCTTCTATCTCGCCAAGAAGCAGTACCTGGCGGCCATCAACCGCTTCAAGACGGTGATCTCGCAATACCAGACGACGCGCCATGTCGAGGAGGCGCTGGCGCGTCTCGTCGAGAGCTACTACGCGCTCGGCGTCGTGACGGAGGCGCAGGCGGCCGCGGCCGTGCTCGGGCACAATTTCCCGGACAGTCCCTGGTACAAGGACTCCTACACGCTCCTCAAGACCGGCGGCTACGAGCCGGCCGGGTCGGAGGGAAGCTGGATCACCAAGGCCTTCAAGGGCGTCAAGCTGATCTGA
- the recN gene encoding DNA repair protein RecN, which yields MLASLSIRDIVLIERLEIDFSRGLTVLTGETGAGKSILLDALSLALGGRGDAGLVRSGAAQGQVTAVFDLAADHPARRLLADNELDPEGDLIVRRVQSADGRTRAFVNDQAVSAALLRDLGARLVEIHGQHDDRALVDEREHRRLLDAFGGLEPEVAAVGEAFAAWRRLSRERDQARARIDAARREADYLRSVLDELDALKPEEGEETELATLRHRMMQAEKVAGDLKEAFDTLDGSTSPIPTVSGLLRRLERKVAQDAPGPMEAVVAALGTALDALDEARSGLELSLREAAFDPRVLERTEERLFALRAAARKHAVPVDDLPRVRARTAASLEELDHGEERLGRLTEEAEAASGVYAAAAERLSERRRAAASALEAAVAAELPALKLERARFIVDLQSDASLAGAEGNDRAEFHVQTNPGTRAGPMMKVASGGELSRFLLALKVSLADRGSAPTLVFDEIDTGVGGAVAEAIGLRLARLAERVQVVSVTHAPQVAARAASHLLIAKEPVNGEREGEVRVATRVVPLEAKSRREEIARMLAGAVITDEARAAAGRLLAGR from the coding sequence ATGCTCGCTTCGCTGTCGATCCGCGACATCGTTCTGATCGAACGGCTCGAGATCGACTTCTCGCGCGGGCTCACCGTGCTTACGGGGGAGACCGGTGCGGGCAAGTCGATCCTGCTCGACGCGCTGTCGCTGGCGCTCGGCGGGCGAGGCGACGCCGGGCTGGTGCGCAGCGGAGCAGCCCAGGGACAGGTGACGGCCGTGTTCGACCTGGCGGCCGACCATCCCGCGCGGCGGCTCCTGGCCGACAACGAACTCGACCCGGAGGGCGACCTGATCGTCCGGCGCGTGCAGAGCGCGGACGGGCGGACGCGCGCCTTCGTCAACGACCAGGCGGTCAGCGCCGCGCTGCTGCGGGACCTCGGGGCTCGTCTCGTCGAGATCCACGGCCAGCACGACGACCGGGCGCTGGTCGACGAGCGGGAGCACCGCCGGCTGCTGGATGCCTTCGGGGGCCTGGAGCCGGAGGTCGCCGCCGTCGGCGAGGCCTTCGCGGCGTGGCGCCGGCTCAGCCGCGAGCGGGACCAGGCGCGGGCACGGATCGACGCGGCGCGGCGGGAGGCCGACTACCTGCGCTCGGTGCTCGACGAGCTCGACGCCCTGAAGCCGGAGGAGGGCGAGGAGACCGAGCTCGCCACCCTGCGCCACCGCATGATGCAGGCCGAGAAGGTGGCCGGCGACCTGAAGGAGGCCTTCGACACGCTCGACGGTTCGACCTCGCCGATCCCGACGGTGTCGGGCCTCCTCAGGCGGCTCGAACGCAAGGTGGCGCAGGATGCGCCGGGGCCGATGGAGGCCGTCGTGGCCGCGCTCGGGACGGCGCTCGATGCGCTCGATGAGGCACGGTCGGGGCTCGAGCTGTCGCTTCGCGAGGCCGCGTTCGACCCGCGCGTGCTGGAGCGGACGGAGGAGCGGCTCTTCGCGCTCCGTGCCGCGGCGCGCAAGCACGCCGTGCCGGTCGACGATCTTCCCCGCGTTCGGGCCAGGACGGCGGCGAGCCTGGAGGAACTCGACCACGGGGAGGAACGGCTGGGGCGCCTGACAGAGGAGGCGGAGGCCGCCAGCGGGGTCTATGCGGCGGCGGCGGAGCGCCTCTCCGAGCGGCGGCGGGCGGCGGCCTCGGCGCTGGAGGCGGCGGTCGCGGCGGAGCTGCCGGCGCTGAAGCTCGAGCGCGCGCGCTTCATCGTCGACCTGCAATCGGACGCCAGCCTGGCCGGGGCGGAGGGGAACGACCGGGCGGAGTTCCACGTGCAGACTAATCCGGGCACGCGCGCCGGGCCGATGATGAAGGTCGCCTCCGGGGGTGAGCTCTCGCGCTTCCTGCTCGCCCTCAAGGTTTCGCTGGCCGACCGGGGCTCGGCGCCGACCCTCGTTTTCGACGAGATCGACACCGGCGTGGGCGGGGCGGTCGCGGAGGCGATCGGGCTCAGGCTCGCGCGTCTCGCCGAAAGGGTACAGGTGGTCTCGGTCACGCACGCCCCGCAGGTGGCGGCCCGCGCGGCCTCGCATCTGCTGATCGCCAAGGAGCCCGTGAACGGCGAGCGGGAGGGGGAGGTCAGGGTCGCCACGCGGGTGGTCCCGCTGGAGGCGAAGTCGCGGCGGGAGGAGATCGCCAGGATGCTGGCCGGCGCCGTCATCACGGACGAGGCCCGGGCCGCGGCCGGCCGACTGCTCGCGGGCCGGTAA
- a CDS encoding methyl-accepting chemotaxis protein, which translates to MANAVQVDDVLSGAIRAKDLTEAKIAQIRAITGRLRILALNAMIEATQAGAHGRGFAVVAQEVRNISTEVERISGSFASELVSEIAALETLTRRMAEDAQGARLVDLALNAVELIDRNLYERSCDVRWWATDSAVVEALAAPGPEAGAHASLRLGVILDAYTVYLDLWLCDMDGRVVANGRPDRHRVQGLDVRDRPWFQKGRLLASGNDYAVTEVDAEPGLGRAQVATYAASVREDGDAHGRPLGILAIHFDWEPQARAIVQGVRLGEGERDRTRVLLVDRAHRVIAASDGRGLLTERFPLRTDGALSGSYGEPGSVVAFHHTPGYETYQGLGWYGVIVQRTA; encoded by the coding sequence ATGGCAAATGCGGTGCAGGTCGACGACGTCTTGTCAGGAGCCATTCGCGCCAAGGATCTCACCGAGGCCAAGATCGCGCAGATCAGGGCGATCACCGGGCGGCTCCGGATCCTGGCGCTCAACGCCATGATCGAGGCGACGCAGGCCGGCGCCCACGGGCGCGGTTTCGCAGTGGTGGCGCAGGAGGTGCGCAACATCTCCACCGAGGTCGAACGGATTTCCGGCTCCTTCGCGAGCGAGCTCGTCTCGGAGATCGCGGCGCTGGAGACTCTGACGCGCCGGATGGCCGAGGACGCGCAGGGGGCTCGGCTGGTTGACCTGGCGCTCAATGCCGTCGAACTGATCGACCGGAACCTCTACGAGCGAAGCTGCGACGTGCGCTGGTGGGCGACCGATTCGGCCGTCGTGGAGGCGCTCGCGGCACCCGGTCCGGAGGCCGGCGCCCATGCCTCCCTTCGCCTCGGCGTCATCCTCGACGCCTATACGGTCTACCTGGACCTCTGGCTGTGCGACATGGACGGTCGGGTGGTCGCCAACGGGCGGCCGGACCGGCACCGGGTGCAGGGCCTGGACGTGCGCGACCGGCCCTGGTTCCAGAAGGGGCGCCTGTTGGCGAGCGGCAACGACTATGCGGTGACGGAGGTCGACGCGGAGCCGGGGCTCGGCCGTGCCCAGGTCGCCACCTATGCGGCGAGCGTGCGGGAGGACGGCGACGCACACGGGCGGCCGCTCGGCATCCTGGCGATCCATTTCGACTGGGAGCCGCAGGCCCGGGCGATCGTGCAGGGGGTGCGCCTGGGGGAGGGCGAGCGCGACCGCACCCGCGTGCTCCTGGTCGACCGCGCACACCGCGTGATCGCGGCCTCGGACGGCCGCGGCCTTCTCACCGAGCGCTTCCCGCTGCGCACCGACGGCGCGCTCTCGGGCAGCTACGGGGAGCCCGGATCGGTGGTCGCCTTCCACCACACGCCCGGCTACGAAACCTACCAGGGCCTCGGCTGGTACGGGGTCATCGTCCAGCGGACGGCGTGA
- the ligA gene encoding NAD-dependent DNA ligase LigA yields MPRPAPQIPVDDLTPAQAEAELARLAAEIATHDAAYYREDAPLVSDADYDALRRRNLAIEIRFPELKRPDSPSERVGAGPSEKFAKVRHAVPMLSLDNAFADQDVVDFADRVRRFLRLGEAEVAFTAEPKIDGLSCNLRYEGGRLVSAATRGDGLEGENVTLNVKTIPDVPGVLPRGVPEIVEVRGEVYMGHAEFAKLNERQREAGDKVFANPRNAAAGSLRQLDWRITAARPLRFFAYAWGEMSAMPAETQMGMVQAFADWGFVINPLLVLARSTEELLAHYRRIEASRASLGYDIDGVVYKVDRLDWQQRLGFVSRSPRWAVAHKFPAEKATTILRDIEIQVGRTGALTPVAKLEPVTVGGVVVSNATLHNPDEIARLDVRKGDTVVVQRAGDVIPQILGVVEGLRPAEAVPYVFPSVCPCPLHTPVVREETATGAEGAVRRCTGEFACPFQRQEHLRHFVSRRAFDIEGIGEKQIEFFFSDPDLPVKEPADLFTLAERDAGNLRKLKDKEGFGATSAAKLFAAIDERRTISLERLVYALGIRNVGETTARSLARAYGSWEAFHAAAVAVAAGDGQAREEMDAIDQIGETVIDSIGRYFAEEHNLRIVERLVEQLTGGIRDAEQPKSDTAVAGKTIVFTGTLEKLTREEAKAQAERLGAKVSGSVSAKTDLVVAGPGAGSKLAKARELGVAVIDEDQWIALTGR; encoded by the coding sequence ATGCCCAGGCCCGCCCCCCAGATCCCCGTCGACGACCTGACGCCGGCCCAGGCCGAGGCCGAGCTGGCCCGCCTCGCCGCCGAGATCGCCACGCACGACGCGGCCTATTACAGGGAGGACGCGCCGCTCGTCTCGGATGCGGACTACGATGCGCTGAGGCGCCGCAACCTGGCGATCGAGATCCGCTTCCCGGAGCTGAAGCGGCCCGATTCGCCCTCCGAGCGGGTCGGAGCGGGGCCTTCGGAGAAGTTCGCCAAGGTGCGGCACGCGGTGCCGATGCTGTCGCTCGACAATGCCTTCGCGGACCAGGACGTCGTCGACTTCGCCGACCGGGTGCGGCGGTTCCTGCGCCTCGGGGAGGCGGAGGTGGCCTTCACGGCGGAACCCAAGATCGACGGCCTCTCCTGCAACCTCCGCTACGAGGGCGGGCGCCTCGTCTCCGCCGCGACGCGGGGCGACGGCCTGGAGGGCGAGAACGTCACCCTCAACGTGAAGACCATCCCGGACGTGCCCGGCGTGCTGCCCAGGGGCGTGCCGGAGATCGTCGAGGTGCGCGGCGAGGTCTACATGGGCCACGCCGAGTTCGCCAAGCTCAACGAGCGGCAGCGCGAGGCCGGCGACAAGGTCTTCGCCAACCCGCGCAACGCGGCGGCGGGATCGCTGCGGCAGCTCGACTGGCGAATCACCGCGGCGCGGCCGCTGCGCTTCTTCGCCTATGCGTGGGGCGAGATGAGCGCGATGCCGGCCGAGACCCAGATGGGCATGGTGCAGGCCTTCGCGGACTGGGGCTTCGTGATCAACCCGCTCCTCGTGCTGGCGCGCAGCACCGAAGAGCTGCTGGCGCACTACCGGCGGATCGAGGCGTCGCGGGCCTCGCTCGGCTACGACATCGACGGCGTCGTCTACAAGGTGGACCGGCTCGACTGGCAGCAGCGGCTCGGCTTCGTGTCGCGCAGCCCGCGCTGGGCGGTCGCGCACAAGTTCCCGGCCGAGAAGGCGACGACGATCCTGCGCGACATCGAGATCCAGGTCGGCCGGACCGGGGCCCTGACCCCGGTCGCCAAGCTCGAGCCGGTCACGGTTGGAGGCGTCGTCGTCTCCAACGCGACCTTGCACAATCCGGACGAGATCGCGCGCCTCGACGTGCGCAAGGGCGACACGGTCGTGGTCCAGCGGGCCGGCGACGTCATCCCGCAGATCCTCGGGGTCGTGGAGGGGCTGCGGCCGGCGGAGGCGGTGCCCTACGTCTTTCCGTCGGTCTGCCCCTGTCCCCTGCACACCCCGGTCGTCCGCGAGGAGACCGCGACGGGGGCCGAGGGGGCCGTCCGGCGCTGCACGGGCGAGTTCGCCTGCCCGTTCCAGCGACAGGAGCACCTCCGCCACTTCGTGTCGCGGCGGGCCTTCGACATCGAGGGGATCGGGGAGAAGCAGATCGAGTTCTTCTTCTCCGACCCCGACCTGCCGGTGAAGGAGCCCGCGGACCTCTTCACCCTCGCGGAGCGCGACGCGGGCAACCTCAGGAAGCTGAAGGACAAGGAGGGATTCGGAGCGACCTCCGCCGCCAAGCTCTTTGCCGCCATCGACGAGCGGCGGACGATCAGCCTGGAACGGCTCGTCTATGCGCTTGGGATCCGCAACGTGGGCGAGACCACGGCGCGCAGCCTGGCGCGGGCCTACGGATCGTGGGAGGCGTTCCACGCGGCGGCGGTCGCCGTCGCGGCGGGGGACGGGCAGGCGCGCGAGGAGATGGACGCCATCGACCAGATCGGCGAGACGGTGATCGACTCGATCGGACGCTACTTCGCGGAAGAGCACAACCTGCGCATCGTCGAGCGGCTCGTCGAGCAGCTGACCGGCGGCATCCGGGACGCCGAGCAGCCGAAGTCCGACACGGCCGTGGCGGGCAAGACGATCGTCTTCACGGGCACGCTGGAGAAGCTCACGCGCGAGGAGGCGAAGGCGCAGGCGGAGCGGCTCGGCGCCAAGGTGTCGGGCTCGGTGTCGGCGAAGACGGACCTTGTGGTCGCCGGCCCGGGCGCGGGCTCGAAGCTCGCCAAGGCCCGGGAACTCGGCGTGGCGGTGATCGACGAGGACCAGTGGATCGCGCTCACGGGCCGTTAG
- a CDS encoding FkbM family methyltransferase: MFVSYAQNFEDVILNRLFADRETGTYVDVGASHPVIDSVTHAFYERGWSGLNIEPLPERIAELDYARPRDRNLRIAVAEAAGTATFHAFPKWHGLSTLDPEVAAAMRRWGDEAHPVEVTIRTLSEVLAEEKVGAIDFLKIDVEGAEGRVLAGLDLTRWRPVVILIEATYPTTSEPSHHGWEPALLACGYRFVLFDGLNRFYLREESSEFAGRFSLPPNVFDKYVRWQDAGRPLAHEAHPEHRFARHLADAWLADIGQVDEAALVRLLGSGIPPHAMEKPITAESFADLWRRVFGEDVPAGAAEAVAANDPRPTVAATLKGLVASERFRRKRSRLAGW, from the coding sequence ATGTTCGTCTCCTACGCGCAGAATTTCGAAGACGTTATCCTCAACCGCCTGTTCGCCGACCGGGAGACCGGCACCTACGTGGACGTGGGCGCCTCGCACCCGGTGATCGACAGCGTCACACACGCCTTCTACGAGCGGGGCTGGTCGGGGCTGAACATCGAGCCGCTGCCGGAGCGCATCGCGGAGCTCGACTACGCGCGGCCGCGCGACCGCAACCTGCGGATCGCGGTGGCGGAGGCGGCGGGCACGGCGACCTTCCACGCCTTCCCGAAGTGGCACGGGCTCTCGACTCTCGACCCGGAGGTCGCGGCGGCGATGCGGCGCTGGGGCGACGAGGCGCACCCGGTGGAGGTGACGATCCGGACGCTGTCGGAGGTGCTCGCCGAGGAGAAGGTCGGCGCCATCGACTTCCTGAAGATCGACGTGGAGGGCGCGGAGGGCCGGGTCCTCGCCGGTCTCGACCTGACCCGGTGGCGCCCGGTGGTGATCCTGATCGAGGCCACCTATCCGACCACGTCGGAGCCGAGCCACCACGGCTGGGAGCCCGCGCTCCTCGCCTGCGGCTACCGCTTCGTCCTCTTCGACGGGCTCAACCGCTTCTACCTGCGCGAGGAATCCTCCGAATTCGCCGGACGCTTCAGCCTGCCGCCCAACGTCTTCGACAAATACGTGCGCTGGCAGGATGCCGGCCGCCCACTCGCCCACGAGGCGCATCCGGAGCACCGCTTCGCCCGCCACCTCGCCGACGCTTGGCTCGCCGACATCGGGCAGGTGGACGAGGCGGCGCTGGTGCGGCTCCTCGGGTCCGGCATCCCGCCGCACGCGATGGAGAAGCCGATCACGGCGGAGAGCTTCGCGGACCTGTGGCGGCGGGTGTTCGGCGAAGACGTTCCGGCCGGCGCCGCGGAGGCGGTGGCGGCCAACGACCCTAGGCCGACGGTCGCGGCGACGCTCAAGGGCCTCGTCGCCTCGGAGCGGTTCCGGCGCAAGCGGAGCCGGCTTGCCGGCTGGTGA
- a CDS encoding aminopeptidase P family protein — protein MFQTFDDSADPSLGLVRLAALRAELARRGLDGFIVPRADEHQGEYVPPSAERLKWLTGFSGSAGAAVVLRDRAAVFVDGRYTLQVRQQVDMAAYEPVDLVATPPSVWLETALPAGARFGYDPWLHTVAGVRALERAAERAGATLVAVDGNPVDAIWPDRPAAPLGRVRLQPLDFAGEAPADKLARLGRILAERRADAVVLTQPDSIAWTFNIRGADVPHTPLPLSFAILRRDGRPSLFIDGRKLGNEERAHLEDLADVEEPAALAPALEALGAGKAAVLIDPAWVASAVATRIREAGGQLVEGEDPVILPKARKNAAEIAGTRSAHLRDAAAFARFLAWFDREAPKGGLDEIAVVEALEAFRRETGELVDISFDTISGSGPNGAVVHYRVTRKTNRPVEPGTLFLIDSGAQYRDGTTDITRTIAVGTPTETMRACFTRVLKGHIAIATARFPKGTAGGHLDAFARAALWQAGLDYDHGTGHGVGSFLSVHEGPQRIAKTGMVPLEPGMILSNEPGYYRTGAFGIRIENLILVTEPAEIPGGDRPMMAFETLTLAPIDRRLIAPELLTRAELQWLDAYHARVLAEVGPLVDAETRAFLEEATRGLG, from the coding sequence ATGTTCCAGACCTTCGACGACAGCGCCGACCCCTCCCTCGGCCTCGTGCGCCTTGCCGCCCTCCGCGCCGAACTCGCCCGCCGCGGCCTCGACGGCTTCATCGTTCCGCGCGCCGACGAGCACCAGGGCGAATACGTCCCGCCCTCCGCCGAGCGCCTGAAGTGGCTGACCGGCTTCTCGGGCTCCGCCGGCGCCGCCGTAGTCCTGAGGGACCGCGCCGCAGTCTTCGTCGACGGCCGCTACACGCTGCAGGTCCGCCAGCAGGTGGACATGGCCGCCTACGAGCCGGTCGACCTGGTCGCGACCCCGCCGAGCGTCTGGCTGGAGACCGCCCTCCCCGCCGGTGCCCGCTTCGGCTACGACCCCTGGCTCCATACGGTCGCGGGGGTCCGCGCCCTCGAGCGCGCCGCCGAGCGCGCGGGCGCCACGCTGGTGGCCGTCGACGGCAACCCGGTCGACGCCATCTGGCCGGACCGGCCCGCCGCGCCGCTCGGCCGCGTCCGTCTGCAGCCCCTGGACTTCGCCGGCGAGGCCCCCGCCGACAAGCTCGCCCGCCTCGGCCGCATCCTGGCGGAGCGCCGCGCGGACGCGGTGGTGCTGACCCAGCCGGACTCCATCGCCTGGACCTTCAACATCCGCGGCGCCGACGTGCCGCACACGCCCCTGCCCCTTTCCTTCGCGATCCTCCGCCGCGACGGCCGGCCGAGCCTCTTCATCGACGGCCGCAAGCTCGGCAACGAGGAGCGCGCGCATCTGGAGGACCTGGCGGACGTCGAGGAGCCCGCGGCCCTCGCCCCCGCCCTCGAGGCGCTGGGGGCCGGCAAGGCCGCGGTGCTGATCGACCCGGCCTGGGTCGCCTCCGCGGTCGCCACCCGCATCCGCGAGGCCGGCGGCCAGCTCGTCGAGGGCGAGGACCCGGTGATCCTCCCGAAGGCGCGCAAGAACGCCGCCGAGATCGCCGGCACCCGCTCCGCCCATCTGCGCGACGCCGCGGCCTTCGCCCGCTTCCTCGCATGGTTCGACCGCGAGGCGCCGAAGGGCGGCCTGGACGAGATCGCGGTCGTCGAGGCGCTCGAGGCGTTCCGACGGGAGACGGGCGAGCTGGTCGACATCTCCTTCGACACCATCTCGGGCTCCGGCCCGAACGGCGCCGTCGTGCACTACCGCGTCACCCGCAAGACCAACCGCCCGGTCGAGCCCGGGACGCTGTTCCTGATCGATTCCGGCGCCCAGTATCGGGACGGCACAACCGACATCACCCGCACGATCGCGGTCGGCACCCCGACCGAGACCATGCGCGCCTGCTTCACCCGCGTGCTCAAGGGCCACATCGCCATCGCCACCGCCCGCTTCCCCAAGGGGACCGCCGGCGGCCATCTGGACGCCTTCGCGCGCGCCGCGCTCTGGCAGGCGGGCCTCGACTACGACCACGGCACCGGCCACGGCGTGGGCAGCTTCCTCTCCGTCCACGAGGGGCCCCAGCGGATCGCCAAGACCGGCATGGTCCCGCTCGAGCCGGGCATGATCCTCTCCAACGAACCCGGCTACTACCGGACGGGGGCCTTCGGCATCCGCATCGAGAACCTGATCCTGGTGACCGAGCCCGCCGAGATCCCCGGCGGCGACCGTCCCATGATGGCCTTCGAGACCCTCACCCTCGCGCCGATCGACCGTCGACTGATCGCGCCGGAACTCCTCACCCGCGCCGAACTGCAATGGCTGGACGCCTATCACGCCCGTGTCCTCGCCGAGGTCGGCCCTCTGGTCGACGCGGAGACCCGCGCCTTCCTGGAGGAGGCCACGCGCGGCCTCGGCTGA
- a CDS encoding 50S ribosomal protein L11 methyltransferase encodes MPTVQVRFQAGDADAPVLAALLETAFEADGYPVTQEETPAYSGIWTVDAILFDHEPETAEAAVRAVLGPVADRLAITATALDDATNWIAMSEEIRKPVRAGRFFVHGRHDRAKRPPTGQSIEIDAELAFGTGHHATTWACLAALDRLFLKRRFVRPLDLGTGTAVLAIAAARVLRVPVIATDIDPVAVRIAEANVRLNGVGGLVECLVADGMRARRLVEAAPYDLVVANILARPLMLLAAPVARALAPRATVVLSGLRRSDAPRVLSAWLPHGLRLAGRVERDDWQALVLEKGRR; translated from the coding sequence ATGCCCACCGTCCAGGTCCGCTTCCAAGCCGGCGACGCCGACGCACCCGTGCTCGCCGCCCTCCTCGAGACCGCCTTCGAGGCGGATGGCTATCCGGTCACCCAGGAGGAGACCCCGGCCTACAGCGGCATCTGGACCGTCGACGCGATCCTGTTCGACCACGAGCCCGAGACCGCCGAGGCCGCCGTCCGCGCTGTCCTCGGCCCGGTCGCCGACAGGCTCGCCATCACGGCGACCGCCCTCGACGACGCGACGAACTGGATCGCCATGAGCGAGGAGATCCGCAAGCCCGTCCGCGCCGGCCGCTTCTTCGTCCATGGCCGACACGACCGGGCCAAGCGCCCGCCGACCGGCCAGTCGATCGAGATCGACGCGGAGCTCGCCTTCGGCACCGGCCACCACGCGACCACCTGGGCCTGCCTGGCCGCCCTGGACCGCCTGTTCCTGAAGCGCCGCTTCGTCCGCCCGCTCGACCTCGGCACCGGCACCGCCGTCCTGGCGATCGCGGCCGCCCGTGTCCTGCGCGTGCCCGTGATCGCCACCGACATCGATCCCGTGGCGGTGCGCATCGCCGAGGCCAACGTGCGCCTGAACGGCGTCGGCGGCCTCGTCGAATGCCTGGTGGCGGACGGCATGCGCGCCCGCCGGCTCGTCGAGGCGGCCCCCTACGACCTGGTCGTGGCCAACATCCTCGCCCGCCCCCTCATGCTGCTCGCCGCCCCCGTCGCGCGCGCCCTGGCGCCCCGGGCCACCGTCGTCCTGTCCGGCCTGCGCAGGAGCGACGCCCCGCGCGTCCTCTCGGCCTGGCTGCCCCACGGCCTTCGGCTCGCCGGCCGCGTCGAGCGGGACGACTGGCAGGCCCTCGTGCTCGAGAAGGGGCGCCGCTGA